In a genomic window of Halobiforma lacisalsi AJ5:
- a CDS encoding GvpL/GvpF family gas vesicle protein: protein MPATERDSSMTSNRYVYGIVDGDPVEFETDAVAGADQVYTISHRRLGAVVSDIDTTDPEETDEDAQRHDDVLREIMDDRERAIVPMQFGMSFESDRTLKNVLRGARPAFRRAMSDVEGRIELGLKIVREEDADVDVEAIEAAVEDELEPIAAQSVPNDLFSDRLVLNRSYLVDREDREAFDEAVAQLEADDGHEDLTFRYTGPFAPYSFVDVEIGAQR, encoded by the coding sequence ATGCCGGCGACGGAGCGTGATTCGTCGATGACGAGCAACCGCTACGTCTACGGGATCGTCGACGGCGACCCGGTCGAATTCGAGACCGACGCCGTCGCCGGTGCCGACCAGGTCTATACGATCTCCCATCGCCGACTCGGGGCCGTCGTCTCGGACATCGACACGACCGATCCCGAGGAGACCGACGAGGACGCCCAACGGCACGACGACGTCCTCCGGGAGATCATGGACGACCGCGAACGAGCGATCGTGCCGATGCAGTTCGGCATGTCCTTCGAGAGCGACCGGACGCTGAAGAACGTCCTTCGCGGGGCACGACCCGCGTTCCGGCGCGCGATGAGCGACGTCGAGGGGCGGATCGAACTCGGCCTCAAGATCGTCCGAGAGGAGGACGCCGACGTGGACGTCGAGGCGATCGAAGCGGCCGTCGAGGACGAACTCGAGCCGATCGCCGCCCAGTCGGTGCCGAACGACCTGTTCAGCGATCGGCTCGTGCTCAACAGGTCGTATCTCGTGGACCGCGAGGACCGCGAGGCCTTCGACGAGGCGGTCGCGCAACTCGAGGCGGACGACGGTCACGAGGACCTGACGTTTCGCTACACCGGCCCGTTCGCACCGTACAGCTTCGTGGACGTCGAAATTGGGGCCCAGAGGTAA
- the gvpN gene encoding gas vesicle protein GvpN produces MAEDSSRKRKVRGRKIRSDRSGKASRKAKKELARKASSTGKRNGDSGDSPLEDPREVVPEPFVETDAVRSLRGRITGWLEADQPVHLIGPTGCGKTALALSAAAERGRPVVWLNGDESVDTAALVGDHAGGERYKEDDRFVGGVSKQTEIVRERWVDNPLSVAVREGATLVYNEFSRSDPAAHNVLLSVFEEGVLERPGKRGEDRTIDVHPEFRAIVTSNDVEYAGVHRQQDALLDRFVGVRVDYYDAETEREIVRAHVDLPDEVVETVVETTRTLRDDLEVVVGTRAAITAARGLSVFDDRETEDGTTLDDDLLTTVFTDVLAPKVAGERDGDGDEGDARARDVEELRTSIADAIS; encoded by the coding sequence ATGGCGGAGGACTCCTCGCGCAAGCGCAAGGTCCGGGGCCGCAAGATCAGGAGCGACCGCTCCGGAAAGGCGAGTCGGAAAGCGAAGAAAGAACTCGCGCGGAAGGCGTCGTCGACCGGGAAGCGAAACGGCGACTCGGGCGATTCTCCCCTGGAAGATCCGCGGGAGGTCGTCCCCGAGCCGTTCGTCGAGACCGACGCCGTTCGGTCGTTGCGGGGCCGCATCACGGGCTGGCTCGAGGCCGACCAGCCGGTTCATCTGATCGGCCCCACCGGCTGTGGGAAGACCGCGCTTGCGCTGTCGGCCGCCGCCGAGCGCGGCCGGCCGGTCGTCTGGCTCAACGGCGACGAGTCCGTCGACACGGCAGCGCTCGTCGGCGACCACGCGGGCGGCGAGCGCTACAAGGAGGACGACCGGTTCGTCGGCGGCGTCAGCAAGCAGACCGAGATCGTCCGCGAGCGATGGGTCGATAACCCACTCTCCGTCGCCGTCCGCGAGGGCGCGACGCTCGTCTACAACGAGTTCTCGCGCAGCGACCCCGCAGCCCACAACGTCCTGCTGTCGGTCTTCGAGGAGGGCGTCCTCGAACGGCCGGGCAAGCGCGGCGAGGACCGCACGATCGATGTCCACCCCGAGTTCCGGGCGATCGTCACCTCGAACGACGTCGAGTACGCGGGCGTCCACCGGCAACAGGACGCCCTGCTCGACCGGTTCGTCGGCGTCCGCGTCGACTACTACGACGCCGAAACCGAACGCGAGATCGTCCGGGCGCACGTCGACCTCCCCGACGAGGTCGTCGAGACCGTCGTCGAGACGACCCGCACGCTCCGGGACGACCTCGAGGTCGTCGTCGGTACGCGGGCCGCGATCACGGCGGCGAGGGGGCTTTCGGTCTTCGACGATCGGGAGACGGAAGACGGGACGACCCTCGACGACGACTTGCTGACGACGGTGTTCACCGACGTCCTCGCGCCGAAGGTGGCCGGCGAGCGCGACGGCGACGGCGACGAGGGCGACGCGAGAGCCAGGGATGTCGAGGAGCTGCGAACGAGCATCGCCGACGCGATCTCGTAA
- the gvpF gene encoding gas vesicle protein GvpF, which yields MFVLDDLLFRPIVGIVDTLHTMALNELYDLEALEDELKENQLLYEIGERSEEEYRRRKEELEAEIEIAQEVHERLSSGRVEVKS from the coding sequence ATGTTCGTCCTCGACGACCTCCTGTTCCGGCCGATCGTCGGCATCGTGGACACGCTACACACCATGGCGCTGAACGAACTGTACGATCTCGAGGCGCTGGAGGACGAACTCAAGGAGAACCAGTTGCTGTACGAGATCGGCGAGCGCTCGGAAGAAGAGTACCGCCGGCGGAAGGAGGAACTCGAGGCCGAGATCGAGATCGCACAGGAAGTCCACGAACGACTCTCGAGCGGGCGTGTCGAGGTGAAGTCCTGA
- the gvpJ gene encoding gas vesicle protein GvpJ: MVDDFQPSRQKTDLAEVVEMLLDKGIVINADIAVSIGDTQLLGVQLRAAIASFETAAEYGLEFPEGTDMRRVAAAVDDPSLAEMERPNPAIDPTRGVNVTADERYADEERQADADEAGETEDASGDRDDSPFSPPDRGTDRLGARPDPERPTSGGFDLISDGDDESGSGSESGAENGGDRPNDGETGDSDAAEMEQEAESETEPETEES; the protein is encoded by the coding sequence ATGGTTGACGACTTCCAGCCGAGTCGCCAGAAGACCGACCTCGCCGAGGTCGTCGAGATGCTACTGGACAAGGGGATCGTGATCAACGCCGACATCGCCGTCTCGATCGGCGACACCCAGTTGCTGGGCGTCCAGCTCCGGGCCGCGATCGCCTCGTTCGAGACCGCAGCGGAGTACGGCCTCGAGTTCCCCGAGGGGACGGACATGCGGCGGGTCGCGGCCGCGGTCGACGATCCCTCGCTCGCCGAGATGGAGCGACCGAACCCGGCGATCGATCCGACCCGCGGGGTCAACGTGACCGCAGACGAGCGGTACGCCGACGAGGAACGGCAGGCCGACGCGGACGAGGCCGGCGAGACGGAGGACGCGAGCGGCGACCGGGACGACAGCCCCTTCTCACCCCCGGATCGGGGAACCGACAGGCTCGGTGCCCGTCCCGACCCCGAGCGACCGACGAGCGGCGGGTTCGACCTGATCAGCGACGGGGACGACGAATCAGGATCGGGATCGGAAAGCGGAGCCGAAAACGGGGGCGACCGCCCGAACGACGGCGAGACTGGCGACTCGGACGCTGCAGAGATGGAACAGGAAGCGGAATCAGAAACCGAACCCGAAACGG
- the gvpA gene encoding gas vesicle protein GvpA, protein MAQPQRRPDSSSLAEVLDRILDKGVVIDVWARVSVVGIELLTIEARVVVASVDTFLHYAEEIAKIEQATAEGDLEELEELEVEPRPESSPQSATE, encoded by the coding sequence ATGGCACAACCACAACGAAGACCCGACTCCTCGAGTCTCGCCGAAGTCCTCGACCGCATCCTCGACAAGGGCGTCGTCATCGACGTCTGGGCGCGGGTATCCGTGGTCGGGATCGAACTGCTGACCATCGAGGCGCGCGTAGTCGTGGCCTCCGTCGACACCTTCCTGCACTACGCGGAGGAGATCGCGAAAATTGAGCAAGCCACCGCGGAGGGCGACCTCGAGGAACTCGAGGAGCTCGAGGTCGAGCCGCGGCCGGAATCGTCGCCTCAGTCGGCCACCGAGTAA
- the gvpO gene encoding gas vesicle protein GvpO, halophile-type, translating to MAEADQQEPTDRCKALTEDGEQCSRPATEDGFCFQHDESDPTVSDSQAIEEEEQAQQEREGDGGDGGESEPRSRELGPDMTAEEKTDPESVDADVDTDHDEIEGVLAVRRTVESTASELIGREFDAVSEIAPTDDGWRAVVEVVERRSVPDTQDIIGRYEIELDENAVVHGYRRLDRYRRGDTAAFE from the coding sequence ATGGCCGAAGCCGATCAACAGGAGCCGACCGACCGATGCAAGGCACTCACCGAGGACGGCGAGCAGTGCTCGCGGCCGGCCACCGAGGACGGCTTCTGTTTCCAACACGACGAGAGTGATCCAACCGTGAGCGACAGTCAAGCAATCGAGGAAGAAGAACAGGCACAACAGGAGCGAGAGGGAGACGGAGGAGACGGCGGCGAATCCGAACCCCGGAGTCGCGAACTCGGCCCCGACATGACGGCCGAGGAGAAGACCGATCCCGAATCGGTGGACGCCGACGTCGACACCGATCACGACGAGATCGAGGGCGTCCTCGCCGTTCGGCGCACCGTCGAGTCGACCGCGAGCGAACTCATCGGGCGGGAGTTCGATGCGGTCAGCGAGATCGCACCGACCGACGACGGCTGGCGCGCGGTCGTCGAGGTCGTCGAGCGCCGGTCGGTCCCCGACACGCAGGACATCATCGGCCGCTACGAGATCGAACTCGACGAGAACGCCGTCGTGCACGGGTATCGACGGCTCGATCGCTACCGGCGCGGGGATACGGCAGCGTTCGAGTGA